One Cryptomeria japonica chromosome 9, Sugi_1.0, whole genome shotgun sequence genomic window carries:
- the LOC131077122 gene encoding putative U-box domain-containing protein 58: protein MKEEEKITDYLQRVKDSMSSIRALGEDVKDEVIVKKVMRSLTSKYDTKVSAIEEAINLNTFSMDELFGSLSIEEEREINLFMQQEVVNDVQVGSDEEEEFEVIVDLEGELISALEELIKLEGIKRMCEVTKSDLEDKEKEHQNLEQEIVSLKKELEK from the exons atgaaagaagaggagaagataacCGACTATTTGCAAAGAGTGAAAGACTCTATGAGTTCTATAAGAGCTCTTGGAGAGGATGTCAAAGATGAGGTTATTGTGAAGAAGGTTATGAGATCATTAACTTcaaagtatgacacaaaggtctctgcTATTGAGGAAGCTATAAACTTAAATacattctctatggatgaattgtttggctcCTTATCAAT tgaagaagaaagagagattAATCTCTTTATGCAACAAGAAGTGGTAAATGATGTTCAAGTTGgcagtgatgaagaggaagaatttgaagTCATAGTTGACCTAGAAGGTGAACTTATAAGTGCTCTAGAAGAACTAATAAAG TTGGAAGGGATTAAAAGAATGTGTGAAGTGACAAAATCAGATCTAGAAGACAAGGAGAAAGAGCATCAAAATTTGGAACAAGAGATTGTGAGTCTCAAAAAAGAACTTGAAAAGtga